Part of the Gadus chalcogrammus isolate NIFS_2021 chromosome 22, NIFS_Gcha_1.0, whole genome shotgun sequence genome is shown below.
TTATGCGTTACCCCGCCTTACCCCGACTGTCCAATGATTGAATGATCTATGCACAAATTTGCGTTGTTGACAAATTCTTGGACTATTGAGAAAAATCGCAATGTCGAAAGGAACCGCACCAAAAGATGAACATTGCGTTTTGGTCCGGACCAAAGAGATCGAACTAAGGACTTTCCTGATGTGAATACGCTCCAAGTATATTGTGTAAGGATAGTGGAACACAGAAGACCTTGTGCACTTTCAAAACAGGGCCCAGAAAATGGATCATCTGGTTATGAAGGTGATAAAAACAGAGGCAAGACATAATTTGTGATTCAaactaagaaaaaatatttttgttctTGCTGGTGCCTCTAATTCTGACATTCTGGCATGtagtttggactgttggaatcaGTGGATTTGCACGTAAAAGTTATGAAATAAattattacttattattttGTTTAGGGTGGGAATAGTTTTCAATTTAGCCAACAATGGTTATGATGGACTAAAGATGAAAATGTATGATTTAGAGAAGTGTGTCACATGATTAAATATCTAGATCAGAAATTATATGAGCCAAATGGTTAAAGTACACTAGGATTACATTTTAGTCAATGGCACAGGACTCTTGTCAGGCTAGTTTAAAAGGGTTGATCTGTGTGTACCTTGATGAGTGGCCAGTGGGAAGGAGGGTGCAGCAGCTTGACCACCACCGGCAGGCCGTAGTGGAGGCGCACTGCATTCTGGGCCATCTCGGCGTCCTGGTGGCGGGAGGTCAGGTGACGCAGAGCGCAGACGGCCGGCTCGGTGATGTCTTCCCGGTCGCCGGCTCGCAGGACGGTGCGGACCAGGGCCTCGATGCCCCCCACCTggcagaggagacaggagaggctgtgtgtgaggAGAGGCTCTCCAAGAGGAGGAGACCCTCAGTGAAGAGAGGCTCTCCAAGAGGAGGAGACACTGTGAGGAGAGGCTCTCCaagaggagacactgaggagaggCTCTCCACATATCAGGATGGTGAATCTAATCCGCTCCATTAGTGTGATCAGGTGCTTTCTCTGATTCCAATACTTAAACAATTTCCAGATTAttcttttttaaaaaggagaaATATATGGCGTTTTCACAAGCAGTTTGCTGgatatagcttttaggaaaCACGCATTCAAAGTTTGAATGCGTGTTTGAGCTCCAGAAACCCagaacaccccaaatcccatgaaaagtgttgttttcataatatgtcccctttaaataagCACGATGTCATTCATTACACCTCTCCCTTCTTGCCTAAGAAAACCCATTTCTTCGCCGTAAACACGTATGTCTCCTTCTTGTACCTGGCACACCATGAGCTTGTTGCTGTAGTTGTTGCATGTGAGGTTGGAGAGGATGCCTGCAGCACACGTCACCACATTGATGTCATCGCTGCCCAGCAGCTGCACCAGGGTCCCGAGGAGACCCTCCATGCCCTCCTGCAAAAGACAACAGAGGGTGAGGCAAGACGACCGACAGACAGAAGAGACATTTGACCGTAGTGCATGGATTGACTGAGTTTGACTTTATCCACAGTGCATGCTTGGTTACCTGTTTGGTGGCCGCATCTGACAAGTTTCGGAGGGTCCACAGGCAGTTCTGGACCAGACGCTGGCTAGGGTCGGTCAGGTGGAGGCCCAGGGCTTGCATGCCTCCTATgaaaagcgcacacacacagttcactcCATTGCTCCCCGTGATAACCTATTGCATGACTTGTCTCATTGGGTAATGCCCACCTTGTGGGTACATACCGGCTTCTACGATGGCCGGCTTGTTGctggagcagacagacagcaccTTGAGCACTCTGCTGGTGGTCCACAGCAGCTTCTCATAGGTGAAGGTCCTCATGATATTCACCAGGGCCTGGGGGCCGCCGCTGGCCAGGATGATCAGCTAAATTAAAGTAACACATTTACAATTAGACATTTATTTCGCCAacattaacaaacaaaaaaaaaaggttagtATCCGCTTAATGCAAACAGGTTAATATTTCCCATTACCTTGCTCTCCTGGTTGCCATATGCCAGGATCTGCAGGCAGTCAGTGGTGATGGCAAGGAATTTGACGTTGGTGTTGGCAAGCAGGGCCACCATCTTCTGCAGGCCGCCGGCCAGACGCACGGCCATCTTAGCTCCCTcctggtggagcaggaggtTGTGGAGGGTGGTGATGGCGTAAAACAGGACGCTGTCCACCGGTGACCTACACAACCCAAGGGAAGAAGACCTACGTAAGCAAACTATATGGATAATAATGGATCATAGTGTCAGAAGGTAGGTTAAAGGAAGCCAAAGGTTATTAAATTTGCCCAGAAGCATATGCTGAAATAAGGAACTTCAATTAAAAGTAGAGAAAATACAGACAGGCACCCACTCGCAGATGCTTCTTTTTCGATAATATAGCTTAGAAACACTGTCTTCTCCGATTGTTGCCAATTACATCACAGCAGACGTATAAAATGCAGACCAAGCCGTGAAACATTTCACACAACAAAATAGCACACAACTATTTTCATTCATCAGCAAATACAGACTTTGCAAGCCCCAAAAAAGACTACATGCAATAGAATCTGTAGGCAAACTTCCAGATAATGAATTCTTCACCTAATTAAAAGCTACATAAATTTGGTCCCGGCAGACCTCATCCAGAATCTGTTCATCTGAACAAGGATTAATTAATCTAGTTACATACCAGTGGGCCTTAGCGTTTGAGGGCGATATAGGGCTTATAAACTGCAACCTGTGTAATGACTGGTGCCATTTTGGCTACATACGAGTGAGGCATATTAGGAACATTGGTGGTAAtgatttgtatttaattgtataATTGTCACAACAGCAATATACTGCTCCACTTTCCTATGACTAAGGTTCTtagtgtaagtcgctttggataaaagtgtctgctaaatgcccaaaaCGTAAATTTAACCCATTTGTAATTTATGGGGTGacgtttatttttttgaaaCTGCCACATCGTTTCTCCAGTGAGATGTAGCAGAAATAAGTTCATATTAGTCCCTGTTAAACTATGTTTATACTGAGCCCCTAAAATCACTCACACGTGTGGGCCTACCAAAAAAGTTTGTTTGTTAGCCATTTTTCCGCATCGTTCTTCAGAATCTTTTTGTAATTGGTCCCGGCCCCAACTCTCTTGAGTCTGGTCAATACGGCAGAGTAACGCCAACCACAATAAATCCCAAGAGGCTTTCTGAGGTACAAGCACTAAATAAAGAGGGTTGTTAAGGGATACTAAAGTCAACACCAAAAAACGATTTCATGAGCTACTCCTCATTGACAACTATACAACTAATTCTAACTTTCCCCACACTCTGGCTCTCACCCAAGCATCTTGACCAGGGCGGGGATGCCCCCAGACTTGAAGATGGCGAGGAGCCCCTCGCGGTGGTGGGAGAGGTTGTGTAGGGTGCCGGCAGAGCAGCGGGCCGTCTCCACGTCACCGGTGTTCTGCATGGCGCGCACCACGGCGGACACCATCTGGGGCGAGCGCATCAGGGCGTGGCGCGACGCCTCCTTCTTGGAGAGCTGGTGAACCATCACGGCCGCCTTGTTCACCACAACCTGGAGGGGgtggagataaaaaaaaaacatagcgtTGATTTTTTGGTGTTTCTCGTTGGTCACTGAATAATCGTTTCATGGCATCGGGGCTGGTGGTGTACCTGGTCCTCGTCGTTGAGCAGCTTGGTGAGCTCGGGGATGGCGCGGGTGGCCAGCTCGGCGTCGTCCTGGTAGTTGATCAGGTTGACCACGGCGTGCTTCAGCATCTGAGACGGCTCTGCCAGGCGCTGCACCGCCGTGGGGTGGGCGGCGTCCAGCTGGTTGGGCGGGATCtgcaccccctcctccagcgtctcggggaacatggccgcccgCACACGCTGGGCTCTGGTCATGGCGCAGCCCTCCATGTCTGAAATGAGTTACACGATTGAGCTTAATTTACACGCGGGATCGTCCTTCATCTCCAATGTCTTTTCGCCGCTTGTTTTGTACCTGGGGCCTCAGGGGTGAAGGGCGGGTTGAACTCCCAGTCGTAGAGGCCTGGGTCGTCGTCCTCCACATCTGGGTTACCCTTGCCGCTAAGGGAGGGAGCGGATGTGGTGACCCCAGACTGGATGCCAGAGTCCAGGTAGGACTGCTGCTGCCACTGGCTCACCGCAGCCTTGCTGTCCCCCATCGCCATGTCCAGCTCCATCAGATCAGCTGCACGACAAATacacacccaaatacacacCGTGAGGAGGAAATAGAAGGATGGAACGCATAGGATTTAAATCAAAATCTTTAAAATGTATTAGACACAATTTCCAATTGGGCAGGTAAGCACACAATTCAAATCATTAAAACCGTTTCTGCATAAATAAACCGCAACGTAAAGTAGATTAAACGAGACGTAAAGTAGATTAAATCAGAACTTGTTTAATAACAATTGAATGTATACTTACACTGGGTAGCCATTTTGCTTGCTTGACCTAAGCCCGCAAAAATAAatctgtaaaaataaataaggcaaAGAATGTTTTAAGTCACAACACCACTTTTTGTCTAGGAACTCAAAACTACACAAAAAAATAACCATCTAGCTCGACTCCCACGCAATTCACAGCGCTACCTGTACCTAGAATGGAGGTGGTGGGTTATGCTTAGAAATGTTTCTGAGGGGGAAAATGCCGAGCCTCCACCTCTAGCCGACAGAGCAGAGCGGGGTGGGTATTTCCAGGCCAGCGTGAACACAATTCACCATTGAGAGGCACAGAACATCAAAGGCAtacttctccccctccccctaccacGGCCAAGTTCCGACCTCCCAGCTTGGATTTCCAGTGAGAAAAACTCTGCCTCCGCCTCTCTATCACTCCCATGCCTCCACATACATGACCGTGAACCAGTCCCTGACCTGGCCCAACGCTCAGCTACCCGTGTTCATGTCTCACGCCACACAACTAAATGTATACACAAACACGTAAGCGTTTGTAAACGTTATCCAACACCCGTTCGCTAACAGGTTGGCTATTCTACCTTGGGAGCTACCCCTAGCAGTCGTCCGTTAGCATGGCTAGCTAGctaacataaacaaacactgcTTTAGGATAGACTCACGGTGTGAAAACGTGTGTCCAGAGGTgatgcacaaacacaattaaaacCACGTTGATTAAAAATGAAACATGCGGACGGGTACGCTGTGTGCTCTTGGTTAGATCTCCCCCTACATGTAGAGGTCTGGTCGACTGTAGCTAACCAGCTCGTATGGAAAGTAGATCCAGGCGCACAGAACCTGCTACCAGTCCGATCTGAACCCCAGCGGACCCCTCATTAACGATGAATACGGGTTCCTTTCAACAAAAGGAGAGCGACGCGATTTTAAGTACAATTCAATGATAGAAAGGAAGCAATCCTTACCAGCGTCGAGCCGCTCCTCCGTGTTTTAGTCAGGGCGGTTTGTCGTTTTTCGGTAGGTGAACGCGAGGAGAGGACTGCTAGGTGAACCACCCGTAAGAGTCCGAACCACACCCGCTGCTGCTCCGCTACGAATGATGCCTCCGCTGTTGAGGCGACGATCAAGATGGCGAGTGAAGGAAAAAGATTCTGCCGCACTTCGAAATATAGGGCGCTGTGGTATAAAGTTTTTTAGTTTGGGTTTGAGAACTGAAAAATATTTTGTTGACTTGCTACTTAATACATGTTTTTGAACTTAATACTTGGAACAGTTTACTAATTCGTTGATAGAAAGGTGTGCAGTGGGGGTTGTGGGTTCATGAAAATGGAATGTGTGTGAGTCACGAAAAGAAGAAAACGAATTCGCATTACTACACGTTTAATTAATTGATTGGCTTTATTGACCCCTTCATTTAGATAAGCGCACATTTGATTTTCCTCTAAATGGTTTGGGATGCGTTTCCaccgtttattttatttagtccCAAACTCCAACAAGCCTCAAACTCCGTCTTGTCCAGCCTaatgtttaaaacctataaacTGACAACCAAACTCTTGACCCTGGGGATCCGAAAACCTACATACTTTTCATCAGTAATGGTGAATGATCGTGCATTTATGAGATTATGAGCAACCATTTCCTAATTTCACATGATCTCTTCCAAACGAAAACAAATGTAACTGACTCCCTTTATTTACTGacacaaaaatcaataaaatggTATCTATTCAAGAAAATAAACAGTATTTGGATATTTTAACTAATATACAATATTTATTGGTTTCAAGAAAAACTTAATGTAATAGCCAACTTGTATACGACTGCAGCTCccaattatttgtgtgtgtgacaagagAAGTTGTGAAAAACAGAATGACGACACAGGAGTTGAATCCGAATAAATACACCTTTTTAATGAACTGATTAACAGATCTGATTATATAAACGCCAACACGGGGCACTGAAAGAGCAGGACCAAATCAGCGAGACAATGACTGTACATTCTGACATTATGACCCTCCCCATCccgatatccccccccccccccccccaaaccctagGCCAACCCACCCAAATCCCCTGCCTAAACTAGTCCTCACCCCAAGACCCTCTCCCCAAGCAGCCCACAGTAACTAAGGAGTTGAGATGCTAGTGGTTCCTAGCTGTACAAATGCTATACTGGGTGCCTTTCCATGTGTCCCGTCTTGATGTTGCCTGGTGATAGCCATGTTCACCTGAACTAGACCAGCTGTGAAATGGCCCCAATGTTGGAGCCCCATGTCTCGCCTCTCACCCGCCCCTCCCCTGAAATGTGTAATGGTAGTTTaagttttgtgtattttttttcctttgttctTGTAGTGTATCGCAAAAAAGTGAAATATGCTATGGTATGGTTTGTAATGACCTTGTATACACCGGTTGTGAATGTTCAAAGTTTAAAAGCATAGTAATGTTTTTGGTTGAAAATGCAGACCGCCAGAATCTCATAACTTCAACGCAACTTCAAGAATAAATTCAGTTCTTCCCTCCccgcctttctttctttcatgcatacatgcacacacagacacacacacacaaataatactGTTCATACatcctacaaaaaaaaaagtgtttcagTGTTGTTTAGCATATTTGTTCTCTCTTCCAAAATAATTGTTGAGTCCAAACTAGTGGTCAAGCATGCCTTGCCCCCACCCTCATAAGATAAAATCGTTGcatagaccacacacacatcagtcatTCTCTCATTCAAACACGCACCACCTACATTCACACATACCGCCCTTGTAAAAGCTCCCTCAGCAAAAGCCAACAGCCTCTGCATCTACCATCAGGGCCGACAGATGGATGAGTCTCTCTCCTCCGTCTTCTCCCCACAtgtttcccccctccccccttctcatcTTATCCACCTTCCCCCAAcccctcttccccttcctctcgCAATCCATCTTTCCTTATCTGCTTACTTACTTATCTCCCTCCATCGCTCATTCTCAGCCAGTGTCGTTCTttaacccccgcccccccgtcccgtcccgtcccgtcccacacacacacacacacacacacacacacacacacacacacacacactccctccctctcacttctccatctatctctctcccccttcctcatcTGTTctcccaccctccaccaccacttgaAGGACAGTATTCAGACGCGaggatgagaaaaaaaaactctGCCCTCGCCACAGTCAATTGCACCactagagcaggaggaggaaggactgATGATAGGACGGAGAACCAAAGAGATGGAAGAGGGGCGTGCAAAGGCGTTAAGGACTGCAGTGGGTGAGGTACAGGGAGAGGGGTGACTTTCTGCccctgtggggggaggggagatagAAAGATGAGGATGGGGTAAAAGCAGGATGTTCCCCGTTTGTTTCTTCCCACGGTGTCTCAGGGAAGTAGGAGGGATATGGATGGATGCTCCGAGTgcgggaggggaggaagggagagtcgAGGcgaatgcgagtgtgtgtttgtgtgtgagtgtgaacgcGTGTTCTTCATGTGTCCTGGCCGTCTGAAGCGCCGCTGTCGTTGGCGTTGGGGAGATCCAAGTCGCTGTCCCGGTTGGAGATGCGGTCCAGCTCCGCCTGCACGTCACTCAGGCCCAGCTTAGAAcctgcagcacagacacacagacaaacagagacacagaaacacaggaaATCACTAATTCGAAAAGGTTCTCTCAAAAACGCCATGCAGCCGAGCGTACATGCAAATATCTCTCACACGCAAACCCGCGCGACGCATGAATATGGAAACCAGCGATGCCCATGGAAGTTTACAATGCATGATGCAGGTATCATGAGTTATGGATGCATGCAAATGGATGGGTTGATACCGGGTTGTGGGATCCATGCCACATgtgagaggaacagagagagacgatgcatagatggagagagaatgtTCGCGGGacaattatttaaattaattagTTTTTTTGCTAAATGTGAACCATCCTCCAGCTCTTCTACTCCTAGATTCAATTCCCTGATTTCATTCTCATGACTTTGGCTCCAGTCTTGTCTTGGaattttacttttctttttatgAGCCGTTTCATTAATCTAAACTAGCGGGACTAATATTTAGTAGTATCTATCTACACGGATCGACCAAATGCTGTGTGTATGATTCATGAGTAATGATTAAATGAATATGATGTATGATGATTTCCCAATAGAGAATAGAGAGGTACTACTGTTGAATATTTCACCCAGGGCTCATGGATGAGAAAACAGGCCACGCGCTACGTCTCACCGCCACCCAGACTCAGGTGAAATAGTACTGGGAAATCCCGAAACAGGTTGAACCGCTAAGAGGTCATGTGACTTGCTATTTTAACTATGGTGAACTATGGTTAGAAATGccttattaaaatagaaaaatgaCATAAAATAGACAGAAATGGAACTGGAGCTAGGATGTTGAAAATGTGGGAGACAAAATTAGTAGTTTGGAAGGAGGGCAGGGTCAGACTCGAATGCACATGGATGGCGATTGGGTGTTTGAacaactctctctcacacaccttAACGTGGCCAGCATCCTCGGACtagccattcacacacacaggcaagcacgcacacacacacgtgaacacagaTTATGGAGGGGGTTAGAAGTAGTGCAGGACAACAGAGTGTCAATGATGGTTAGAATAGCGACTGGACACACAACAGGAATAGTGACCTCATCGTATTCAGGGTTCTAAAGGGAAAAACAGGAGGAGAAAATGAAAAGGTGAATGAAATGAaacaggaagaagaaaaaaaaaaaggtagtaGTAGACTGAATATGGAATGAAGGAAAGATGCAGTGTGGGGAGGGACCAAGTGGAATTTAGAAATGCAAAAAAGGTGAGTTGATGTACGAAGGTTTCGTATGAATGTGAACTTTATATTTCATGCAATATATTGATCCTGAACAGAAAATCGTTTGGCAAGGTTACAAGAAAGACTCGTCAAATGTATCATCAATATTGAGAGACTTTAGTTTGTGAGTATGTCCTCCCTACCTGACTTGCGCACGGTTCCGGGCGTGTTGTTTGCGCTGCCAGGAGTCCCtggccccccagccccagccttCTTTGTCAGCAGACTATTGAAGAAGTTGGCCAGCACCCCCTCACTCGTCTgacctgttacacacacacacacacacacaaagaaatgttCTCTTATTTAAAATCATAAAGCAGGAAAAGAACAGGCCGGGGCAAAGAGGGAAAATTACATACATATGAATTCAAACGAAAAACAGATGGGGAAATAGAGAATCAAGATTGAGAATGGATTTATTCACAGATGTCGTACACATATGTGTAATCGAGTGTGCGCATATGGTGGCGTTTCCTACCTGACTGCGGCATGGTGTTAGCCACGTTAGCCGCTGCCGATCGGTTACTGGTCCGTGGCGAGCCGCTGGGGGCTCTTGTCGTCGTGTCCTGAGAACCACATTACATTGGATTGACctccttttttatttcattcaggTCGTTGAACTGACACTGCTCAATGTGGTTTAAAGGCTGAAAACTCACCACTGGTCGCCCAGCGCTCGCGGCCGGCTGTTTAGCGAGCAAGGACTGGAATTAtgtacataaacacaaacacacacgtacacaaaacgGCTAATTAGTCGAGTTTTGAAAGCATTGAAATACACTGTTTGAATGCATCTATTGAGTAGATCTGAAGGCAGTAGTTATAATGGGCGTCTCGTACCTGCAGTTTGACCAGAAACACCTGGTCGTCTTCAGCTTGGATCTCCTTCTCATGGACAAACTGGGGAAGAAGCGGAAAATTCACAATGCCTTCAATTTCTCTGTCATCATACGTTTGCATATTTCCATGTGTAACAAGAATAGCATGTTAATTAAGCCATGAGAATCTGTACTGCGTACCTTCCTGACGGGCGGTTTGACTATTACTTCCTCAAAGTTATCGTCGGCTTTAATGGTCTGGAAGTTCTCGTGGAGGATGGCTATCTTCTTCTCGTTGTCCCAGCCGGATGGACTGAAAGATATGGGAGGTTaactcacagccacacacacagatatcagACCCTGCTGCACACACGAGGCATGTGGGGGAAGATATCAACTACAATTCTCGGTACCAgtgaaattaaataattcttGATAAGAAAAAAGGAGATTTTTcgatcagaaaataattatgCTCAGCTGTGTATTGACTGCAGGGACAGTCTCTTCCCTTTCCTGCTGAACTTGTAAGTTTCATTATGAAGTCAGTCTTCTCATTAGCCCCAGTGCAGCAGTTACTGCAACAACTGCACTGTCCCAAGTCAATGCAGCACCGAGTCAATGCAGCACTCTCTTCATTCTGTGCAACTAGCCATTTGGTAATTTAGCCGATAAGTTCATCCCAGCGGCTCACAgcagatctttttttttaaatgcttttcatatactgtatgttaggtaggggttagggcatcttgTTCAAGGATGCCTACTGGAGATGTTGTTGTTCAAACAAAGGGAAACCATTAGCTGGGAATCAAAATACATTAACTTCTAAACGATCCTACTAATACATACAGAACTACCGCTTTCCTGCCTAAATTAAATATTATCTGAGCGTTGTTACATTGGCTCTCACAACTCTAGTGGACTGCAGGCTTACATGAAGACTGCgtctctctccaccacctgTGCGGGGCTGTGGAAGGGGAAGCCGTACAGTCTGTGGACCAGGTATTTGTACAACACGTCCAAGTTCTTCAGCTCCTTCACCGATGTGTAGAGCAGAGACGCCCCGTCTGACAGCAGAGGTCAAGGAAACCTTCCCCGTTCCTCTACACATCATGacaaggatgatgatgatgaaatctctctctttatttatacagATCTCATATAATTCTCCAAAAGAAAAAGCTATCACCGGAATTTTGTACCAGAGACCAAATACCCCAAGGACCCCGAAGCCAGCTCTAAAGGCAGTGGCCTCTCCCACCTTCACGTCATCGGTAAACGGGATACCACTCTCTTTCAcaaaatgttgcacacacattcaactgCAGTGCGATCCGGGGCCAACAAGGGGCCAGCGTGCGTGGCACTTCGACAGGGGTAAAGGATACACTGCAGACAGAAGCGCCGGATGTGGGACTGGATGAAGTCTAGGTGTTCGTCTCTGTAGTCGTGTTCCTTTTCTAGCGTGCTGATGGCGTCACACTGAGGGATGGTGAAGATGAgtaagaggagaaggaggaggaggagggaagaagtTTGAAAGAGGGTACTGCACCTCTCTATCATACAACAACAAAACTGGGGCtggatgtatgtatgcatgcatgggTTAATACCTTGGTGCAGACCACCACCATAGGGATGCCCAggttgtttgtgagtgtgttttccCCCAGCGGTAGGAGaacgctctcctcctcttcactccGCCTCTGGGGGGCGCCATCCTCTCCGCTGCCCGGCTCTGTGTACTCCTGGAACTGCTTCACCACTACACACGtgcgacacagacacagacacacacacgtttgtgagTAGGCATCAAAATCCAGCAACACGAGGGGTGTGATATCTACTGTAACGGCTTGCTCTACTACTAATGAATACAACAAAATGAGTAAACTTGCATTTCAGGTTCACAGAGCCAACCTCAAGGTTTTTCTGCACtgtaattgtttttttccctcagCGGCTCCTCAGCCTCAACCGTTGAGGCGCCCGTTGAGTACCAAAAACTCtgctacatttacattaagggcatttagccgacgcttttatccaaagcgaactACAATGGTTAATGCACACATAACacagacggcggagtcaaccacgcaaggcgacagccagctcgtcaggagcagtcagggtgaggcgtcttgctcagggacgacctccacactcagctaggaggagcaatGAATTGAACCAgccaccttccggttaccagtcaacccgctctacctcctgagctaaacgaCCAGCAGGGAACGTCCCTACGCTGCGTCCGACCCGGTCAGCCCCAGACTCACGTCTGTGCTCCAGGTCGCGCAGGGTCTCGGGGGGGACGCGCAGCTTGTCGATGTGTTCCCGCGCCACGGCGGCCCACTTCTGCAGGGAGTCCAGGGCGTGCCAGGGCCGCGACAtgtcc
Proteins encoded:
- the LOC130375782 gene encoding catenin beta-1-like isoform X1 is translated as MATQSDLMELDMAMGDSKAAVSQWQQQSYLDSGIQSGVTTSAPSLSGKGNPDVEDDDPGLYDWEFNPPFTPEAPDMEGCAMTRAQRVRAAMFPETLEEGVQIPPNQLDAAHPTAVQRLAEPSQMLKHAVVNLINYQDDAELATRAIPELTKLLNDEDQVVVNKAAVMVHQLSKKEASRHALMRSPQMVSAVVRAMQNTGDVETARCSAGTLHNLSHHREGLLAIFKSGGIPALVKMLGSPVDSVLFYAITTLHNLLLHQEGAKMAVRLAGGLQKMVALLANTNVKFLAITTDCLQILAYGNQESKLIILASGGPQALVNIMRTFTYEKLLWTTSRVLKVLSVCSSNKPAIVEAGMYPQGGMQALGLHLTDPSQRLVQNCLWTLRNLSDAATKQEGMEGLLGTLVQLLGSDDINVVTCAAGILSNLTCNNYSNKLMVCQVGGIEALVRTVLRAGDREDITEPAVCALRHLTSRHQDAEMAQNAVRLHYGLPVVVKLLHPPSHWPLIKATVGLIRNLALCPANHSALREQGAIPRLVQLLVRAHQDTQRRTSMGGNQQQFVEGVRMEEIVEGCTGALHILARDVHNRIVIRGLNTIPLFVQLLYSPVENIQRVAAGVLCELAQDKEAAEAIEAEGATAPLTELLHSRNEGVATYAAAVLFRMSEDKPQDYKKRLSVELTSSLFRTEPMAWNETGDLGLDMGSQGDPLAYRQDDGAYRAYPAAYGQDSLLDPMMEGADYHADTLPDLGPHTDPLPDLGHTQDLMDSSQLAWFDTDL
- the dync1li1 gene encoding cytoplasmic dynein 1 light intermediate chain 1 isoform X1; this translates as MDPALCRGTTPRRPVHSPPPHSRRPHPGDRSLPHKPAKMATTGRSALLSSTSSGPKSTLENPNPEDDDGQNLWSTILSEVSSHSRSKLPSGKNVLVMGEVGSGKTTLVAKLQGVEDYMKGRGLEYLYFSVHDDDVDDQTRCNAWVLDGDLYHKGLQGVAVPVGAVGSSVLVVTVDMSRPWHALDSLQKWAAVAREHIDKLRVPPETLRDLEHRLVKQFQEYTEPGSGEDGAPQRRSEEEESVLLPLGENTLTNNLGIPMVVVCTKCDAISTLEKEHDYRDEHLDFIQSHIRRFCLQYGASLLYTSVKELKNLDVLYKYLVHRLYGFPFHSPAQVVERDAVFIPSGWDNEKKIAILHENFQTIKADDNFEEVIVKPPVRKFVHEKEIQAEDDQVFLVKLQSLLAKQPAASAGRPVDTTTRAPSGSPRTSNRSAAANVANTMPQSGQTSEGVLANFFNSLLTKKAGAGGPGTPGSANNTPGTVRKSGSKLGLSDVQAELDRISNRDSDLDLPNANDSGASDGQDT
- the LOC130375782 gene encoding catenin beta-1-like isoform X2 — protein: MATQSDLMELDMAMGDSKAAVSQWQQQSYLDSGIQSGVTTSAPSLSGKGNPDVEDDDPGLYDWEFNPPFTPEAPDMEGCAMTRAQRVRAAMFPETLEEGVQIPPNQLDAAHPTAVQRLAEPSQMLKHAVVNLINYQDDAELATRAIPELTKLLNDEDQVVVNKAAVMVHQLSKKEASRHALMRSPQMVSAVVRAMQNTGDVETARCSAGTLHNLSHHREGLLAIFKSGGIPALVKMLGSPVDSVLFYAITTLHNLLLHQEGAKMAVRLAGGLQKMVALLANTNVKFLAITTDCLQILAYGNQESKLIILASGGPQALVNIMRTFTYEKLLWTTSRVLKVLSVCSSNKPAIVEAGGMQALGLHLTDPSQRLVQNCLWTLRNLSDAATKQEGMEGLLGTLVQLLGSDDINVVTCAAGILSNLTCNNYSNKLMVCQVGGIEALVRTVLRAGDREDITEPAVCALRHLTSRHQDAEMAQNAVRLHYGLPVVVKLLHPPSHWPLIKATVGLIRNLALCPANHSALREQGAIPRLVQLLVRAHQDTQRRTSMGGNQQQFVEGVRMEEIVEGCTGALHILARDVHNRIVIRGLNTIPLFVQLLYSPVENIQRVAAGVLCELAQDKEAAEAIEAEGATAPLTELLHSRNEGVATYAAAVLFRMSEDKPQDYKKRLSVELTSSLFRTEPMAWNETGDLGLDMGSQGDPLAYRQDDGAYRAYPAAYGQDSLLDPMMEGADYHADTLPDLGPHTDPLPDLGHTQDLMDSSQLAWFDTDL
- the dync1li1 gene encoding cytoplasmic dynein 1 light intermediate chain 1 isoform X2, yielding MDPALCRGTTPRRPVHSPPPHSRRPHPGDRSLPHKPAKMATTGRSALLSSTSSGPKSTLENPNPEDDDGQNLWSTILSEVSSHSRSKLPSGKNVLVMGEVGSGKTTLVAKLQGVEDYMKGRGLEYLYFSVHDDDVDDQTRCNAWVLDGDLYHKGLQGVAVPVGAVGSSVLVVTVDMSRPWHALDSLQKWAAVAREHIDKLRVPPETLRDLEHRLVKQFQEYTEPGSGEDGAPQRRSEEEESVLLPLGENTLTNNLGIPMVVVCTKCDAISTLEKEHDYRDEHLDFIQSHIRRFCLQYGASLLYTSVKELKNLDVLYKYLVHRLYGFPFHSPAQVVERDAVFIPSGWDNEKKIAILHENFQTIKADDNFEEVIVKPPVRKFVHEKEIQAEDDQVFLVKLQSLLAKQPAASAGRPVDTTTRAPSGSPRTSNRSAAANVANTMPQSGQTSEGVLANFFNSLLTKKAGAGGPGTPGSANNTPGTVRKSEP